One window of the Zea mays cultivar B73 chromosome 3, Zm-B73-REFERENCE-NAM-5.0, whole genome shotgun sequence genome contains the following:
- the LOC100283935 gene encoding meiosis 5 precursor → MEAWRSLLASFVLAVLAAQALVAVVESRTGPVEQASEGDDVKKPDCVPGMDPRSFPGTGGGHGITPVTPSHGGSSSPTPSHGGGGGYVPTPSHGGTLPFPSHGGSGSGSSPTSPSTGGGAYGGSPSTPGGGAYGGSPPSTPSGGGAYGGSPSTPSGGGAYGGGSPSPAHGAGGAYGSSPTPAYGDSPLHGGIGTSSPTTFVPMDPHSFGTCDYWRSHPMEIWSAVGGRFPSTSSSMGHFFGAAAGSVGGADVMSIQDAVGNTRADGTGALLREGAAALLNSMTRAGFPYTTEQVRDAFAAAAAAGSDGAAAAQAAAFRKANEGKA, encoded by the exons ATGGAGGCGTGGAGATCTCTCCTCGCGAGCTTCGTGCTCGCCGTGCTGGCCGCGCAGGCCttggtggccgtggtcgagtccaggACCGGTCCCGTGGAGCAGGCGAGCGAAG GTGACGACGTGAAGAAGCCGGACTGCGTGCCGGGGATGGACCCGCGCTCGTTCCCGGGGACCGGCGGCGGCCACGGCATCACGCCCGTGACGCCATCGCACGGAGGCTCCAGCTCCCCGACGCCGtcccacggcggcggcggcgggtacGTTCCAACGCCGTCGCATGGCGGGACGCTGCCTTTCCCGTCCCACGgcggctccggctccggctcctctccgaCGTCGCCCTCCACCGGCGGCGGCGCGTACGGTGGGTCTCCGTCCACCCCCGGCGGTGGCGCGTACGGTGGGTCTCCTCCGTCCACCcccagcggcggcggcgcgtaTGGTGGGTCTCCGTCTACTCCCAGCGGTGGCGGCGCCTACGGAGGCGGGTCCCCCTCGCCTGCTCATGGTGCTGGTGGCGCCTATGGGAGCTCTCCGACGCCCGCGTACGGCGATTCCCCCTTGCACGGCGGCATCGGGACCTCGTCACCGACGACATTTGTCCCCATGGACCCCCACAGCTTCGGCACCTGCGA CTACTGGAGGTCGCACCCGATGGAGATCTGGTCGGCGGTCGGCGGCCGGTTCCCGAGCACGTCATCGTCGATGGGCCACTTCTTCGGCGCGGCGGCGGGCAGCGTGGGCGGGGCTGACGTGATGAGCATCCAGGACGCGGTGGGCAACACGCGGGCGGACGGCACGGGCGCGCTGCTGCGCGAGGGCGCCGCCGCGCTGCTCAACTCCATGACCCGCGCCGGGTTCCCCTACACCACGGAGCAGGTCCGCGACGCtttcgcggcggcggcggcggccgggtcCGACGGCGCGGCCGCggcgcaggcggcggccttccggAAGGCCAACGAGGGCAAGGCGTAG